The following are from one region of the Bactrocera oleae isolate idBacOlea1 chromosome 6, idBacOlea1, whole genome shotgun sequence genome:
- the PMP34 gene encoding peroxisomal membrane protein PMP34: MVAQSKLNQVFSYQSWIHAVSGAAGGCIAMSTFYPLDTVRSRLQLEDPDKNGEARSTIKVIKEIVTGEGFQALYRGLGPVLQSLCISNFVYFYTFHSLKALTAGSKQQSALKDLFLGTIAGIINVFSTTPFWVVNTRVRMRNVAGTSDDVNKHYNNLISGLLYVAKTEGIRGLWSGTIPSLMLVSNPALQFMMYELLKRNLIKFTGTEISNLGFFLIGALAKAFATILTYPLQLVQTKQRHRTNATKENQTAAASKNTSNDASMMKIMLNILQHRGFKGLFRGLEAKILQTVLTAALMFMIYENISSTVKVLLNRTPTTLK; the protein is encoded by the exons ATGGTTGCACAATCAAAGTTAAATCAAGTCTTCAGTTATCAATCTTGGATACATGCCGTGTCCGGAGCAGCT gGTGGCTGCATTGCTATGAGCACTTTCTATCCACTTGACACGGTCCGCTCGCGTTTACAAC ttGAAGATCCAGATAAAAATGGCGAGGCGCGAAGTACCATAAAAGTTATTAAAGAGATTGTAACTGGCGAAGGCTTTCAGGCATTGTATCGCGGTTTGGGACCGGTGTTGCAGAGCCTGtgtatttcaaattttgtatatttttacacattccACAG TTTAAAAGCTCTAACTGCAGGCAGTAAGCAACAGTCTGCTTTAAAGGATCTATTCCTAGGCACAATTGCCGGTATTATTAATGTATTTTCTACCACCCCGTTTTGGGTGGTAAACACGCGTGTTCGCATGCGTAACGTAGCTGGGACCTCAGATGATGTCAACAAGCACTACAACAATTTGATTAGCGGTCTGTTATATGTTGCCAAAACTGAAGGCATTCGTGGTCTATGGTCCGGTACTATACCATCACTAATGCTCGTCTCTAATCCAGCTTTACAGTTCATGATGTATGAACTATTGAAACGTAATCTGATCAAGTTTACAGGCACTGAGATATCAAATTTGGGTTTCTTTTTAATTGGTGCACTTGCCAAAGCTTTTGCTACTATACTCACATATCCTTTACAACTAGTCCAAACAAAACAACGTCATCGCACAAATGCCACTAAAGAGAACCAAACAGCTGCAGCATCAAAGAATACCTCAAATGACGCGAGCATGATGAAAATTATGTTGAACATACTCCAACATCGGGGCTTTAAGGGTCTTTTCCGTGGTTTGGaagcaaaaatattacaaaccgTCTTAACGGCAGCGCTTATGTTCATGATATATGAGAACATTTCTTCCACTGTGAAAGTGTTATTAAATAGGACACCTACAACGCTCAAATAG
- the LOC106627471 gene encoding THUMP domain-containing protein 1 homolog, with translation MSGPAAKKQKFSHFKQKNYFKSNKRQFMEVGQRGFLATCNFREKDCVREAYNVLNHYADELYGPKDKDITTSTQDKESEPEDAGDIADDLQKEIDATKSTKENKNTVKQRFQVVDTGATNCVFIRTTLPEPVELGTRIVSDVAETREQKSRFLLRLVPVEVVCRANLADINSAGGVLFDKYFLKEGTTFAIIFNKRYNNDVKRDDVIHDLAALVQSKNIKNRVDLKNAAKTIVVEVIKGLCCLSVLDGYLKYRKYNLVELANSKDKDLNEEKVKKQNETDSVELSKDSELAEKSQSDDKPIDNKNKQIVNDD, from the coding sequence atgaGTGGACCggcagcaaaaaaacaaaagttttcacatttcaagcaaaaaaattacttcaaaagtAATAAGCGTCAGTTCATGGAAGTGGGTCAACGCGGTTTCCTTGCCACCTGTAACTTCCGTGAAAAAGACTGCGTACGAGAAGCATATAATGTACTGAACCACTATGCCGATGAATTATATGGTCCAAAGGATAAAGATATTACCACGTCTACACAGGACAAAGAATCAGAGCCGGAGGATGCGGGGGATATAGCAGATGACTTACAGAAAGAAATTGATGCTACAAAGTCGACGAAGGAGAATAAAAACACCGTCAAACAACGTTTCCAAGTAGTGGACACAGGCGCAACCAATTGTGTGTTCATTCGCACTACATTACCAGAACCGGTGGAACTGGGCACACGGATTGTCAGCGATGTTGCAGAAACACGCGAACAGAAATCGCGCTTCTTACTACGACTAGTGCCCGTTGAAGTGGTATGTCGTGCCAATTTGGCAGATATCAATAGCGCCGGTGGTGTactttttgataaatatttccTGAAAGAAGGCACCACCTTTGCGATTATTTTCAACAAGCGCTATAATAATGATGTTAAACGTGATGATGTTATTCATGATCTAGCTGCGCTGGTTCAatcaaagaatataaaaaatcgtGTCGATCTCAAAAATGCTGCTAAAACTATAGTTGTAGAGGTGATAAAGGGGTTATGCTGTTTATCCGTGCTGGATGGTTATTTGAAATACAGGAAATATAATCTGGTGGAGTTGGCGAATAGCAAAGATAAAGACCTAAATGAAGAAAaagtcaaaaaacaaaatgaaacagaTTCTGTGGAACTTTCTAAAGATTCCGAATTGGCCGAAAAGTCCCAAAGTGATGATAAACCAattgacaacaaaaataaacaaatcgttAACGATGATTAA
- the Sf3b3 gene encoding splicing factor 3B subunit 3 — MYLYNLTLQKGTGVTHAVHGNFSGGKHQEVILSRGKSLELVRPDSNTGKVHTVLSVEVFGCIRALMSFRLTGGTKDYIVVGSDSGRIVILEYNPAKNSLDKVHQETFGKSGCRRIVPGQYFAIDPKGRAVMIGAVEKQKLAYILNRDTQARLTISSPLEAHKSNTLTYHMVGVDVGFDNPLFACLEIDYEEADNDPTGEAAQRTQQTLTFYELDLGLNHVVRKYSEPLEEHANFLISVPGGNDGPSGVLICSENYLTYKNLGDQHDIRCPIPRRRNDLDDPDRGMIFICSATHRTKSMYFFLVQTEQGDIFKVTLETDDDVVSEIKLKYFDTVPPAIAMCVLKTGFLFVACEFGNHYLYQIAHLGDDDDEPEFSSAMPLEEGETFFFAPRPLKNLVMVDEIPSFAPIITSQVADLANEDTPQLYVLCGRGPRSTMRVLRHGLEVSEMAVSELPGNPNAVWTVKKRIDDEFDAYIIVSFVNATLVLSIGETVEEVTDSGFLGTTPTLSCSSLGDDALVQVYPDGIRHIRSDKRVNEWKAPGKKSITKCAVNQRQVVITLSGRELVYFEMDATGELNEYTERSEMPNEIMCMALGQVPEGEQRSWFLAVGLADNTVRIISLDPNNCLSPCSMQALPSPAESLCIVEMGHTENTTSGANDEPAERSANTSAKGTIYLNIGLSNGVLLRTVLDPVSGDLADTRTRYLGSRPVKLFRIRMQGSEAVLAMSSRTWLSYYHQNRFHLTPLSYETLEYASGFSSEQCSEGIVAISTNTLRILALEKLGAVFNQVSFPLEYTPRAFAIHPDTGRMIIAETDHNAYTDETKNARKQQMAEEMRMAAGDEERELANEMANAFINEILPEETFSSPKAGLGLWASQIRGLDPIHGHTLFKIPFVQNEAIMSMCVLKFNIAADGRYYLAVGVAKELQLNPRITNGGCIDIYKIDPTCSNIEFMHRTEIEEVPGALAGFQGRLLAGCGRILRIYDLGKKKLLRKCENKHIPYQIVNIQAMGHRVYASDVQESVFFIRYKRAENQLIIFADDTHPRWVTATTLLDYDTIAIADKFGNMSVQRLPHSVTDDVDEDPTGTKSLWDRGLLSGASQKSENISSFHVGEIIMSLQKATLIPGGSEALIYSTLSGTVGAFVPFTSREDFDFFQHLEMHMRNENPPLCGRDHLSYRSSYYTVKNVLDGDLCEQYLSIDPAKQKSIASDMFRTPNQICKKLEDIRTRYAF, encoded by the exons atgtatttatacaatttaacATTACAAAAGGGTACCGGTGTTACCCACGCCGTTCATGGTAACTTCTCGGGTGGTAAACATCAAGAGGTTATACTTTCTCGTGGCAAATCGCTTGAATTGGTACGTCCAGATTCGAATACCGGCAAAGTACATACTGTCTTGTCGGTAGAAGTCTTCGGGTGCATACGTGCGTTGATGTCATTCAGATTAACGGGTGGTACCAAAG attatattgttgttggttcAGACTCTGGACGGATTGTCATACTTGAGTATAACCCAGCTAAGAACTCGTTAGATAAAGTACATCAGGAGACTTTTGGGAAATCTGGGTGCCGGCGTATTGTGCCGGGTCAATATTTCGCCATTGACCCTAAAGGTCGTGCTGTCATGATTGGTGCTGTAGAAAAGCAAAAGTTGGCCTACATTCTTAATCGTGATACACAAGCACGTCTTACAATTTCGTCGCCTTTAGAAGCACATAAGTCGAATACGCTCACATATCATATGGTTGGAGTGGATGTTGGTTTCGATAACCCTTTATTCGCTTGTTTGGAAATCGATTACGAAGAGGCCGACAACGATCCAACAG GTGAAGCAGCGCAACGTACACAACAGACATTGACTTTCTACGAATTGGATCTCGGTCTTAACCACGTAGTGCGCAAGTACTCTGAACCGTTGGAGGAACATGCAAACTTTCTTATATCTGTGCCGGGCGGCAATGATGGACCTTCAGGTGTATTAATTTGCTCAGAAAATTATCTTACATATAAGAATTTGGGTGATCAGCATGACATACGTTGTCCTATACCACGTCGACGCAATGATTTGGATGATCCTGATCGTGGCATGATATTCATATGCTCGGCAACTCATCGCACAAAGAGCATGTACTTCTTTTTGGTGCAAACCGAACAGGGCGATATATTTAAGGTCACACTCGAAACCGATGACGATGTTGTATCCGAGATAAAGCTGAAATATTTCGATACTGTACCGCCGGCAATTGCTATGTGCGTATTGAAAACGGGTTTCCTCTTTGTAGCTTGTGAATTTGGCAACCA ttatcTTTATCAAATTGCGCATCTCGGCGACGATGATGATGAGCCCGAATTCAGCTCAGCTATGCCACTTGAAGAGGGTGAAACATTCTTCTTTGCGCCACGTCCACTGAAAAATCTAGTTATGGTAGATGAAATACCATCATTTGCGCCTATAATTACGTCACAAGTAGCTGATTTGGCCAATGAAGACACACCACAATTGTATGTGTTGTGCGGTCGGGGACCACGTTCTACTATGCGTGTGCTGCGCCACGGCTTGGAAGTCAGCGAAATGGCTGTATCTGAACTGCCAGGCAACCCTAATGCTGTTTGGACAGTTAAGAAACGTATTGACG ATGAATTCGATGCTTATATAATAGTGTCGTTCGTGAATGCTACGCTGGTTTTAAGTATCGGTGAGACCGTTGAAGAGGTAACTGATAGTGGTTTCTTAGGCACAACGCCTACGCTGAGCTGTTCCTCATTAGGCGATGATGCGCTGGTTCAAGTATATCCCGACGGTATACGTCATATACGCTCCGATAAGCGTGTGAACGAGTGGAAAGCGCCAGGCAAGAAATCGATCACAAAATGTGCAGTAAATCAACGCCAAGTTGTCATTACATTGTCCGGAAGGGAGCTGGTTTACTTCGAAATGGATGCg ACTGGCGAGCTTAATGAATACACTGAGCGTTCGGAGATGCCCAATGAAATAATGTGTATGGCGCTTGGTCAAGTACCGGAGGGTGAGCAGCGTTCTTGGTTTTTAGCCGTCGGCTTAGCTGATAACACCGTGCGCATTATCTCACTGGATCCAAATAATTGTCTATCGCCTTGCTCCATGCAAGCGCTGCCATCACCTGCCGAGTCGCTTTGCATTGTGGAAATGGGTCATACAGAAAATACCACGAGTGGTGCAAATGATGAACCCGCTGAACGTAGCGCCAACACGTCTGCAAAGGGCACAATTTACTTGAATATTGGTTTAAGCAATGGTGTACTGTTGCGTACAGTACTCGATCCCGTTTCGGGCGATTTAGCTGATACACGTACACGTTATTTAGGCTCACGTCCAGTGAAGCTCTTCCGCATACGCATGCAAGGCTCTGAAGCTGTGCTCGCCATGTCCAGTCGTACTTGGCTTTCGTACTACCACCAAAATAGATTCCATTTAACACCTTTGTCGTATGAAACCTTGGAGTATGCTTCGGGTTTCTCCAGTGAACAGTGTAGCGAAGGCATTGTGGCTATCTCAACAAATACTTTGCGTATTTTGGCTTTGGAAAAGCTGGGCGCCGTATTTAATCAAGTCTCATTTCCACTCGAATACACGCCTCGCGCTTTTGCTATACATCCCGACACTGGGCGTATGATTATTGCCGAGACCGATCATAATGCGTACACAGACGAGACGAAGAATGCGCGTAAGCAACAAATGGCAGAAGAAATGCGTATGGCTGCGGGCGATGAGGAACGCGAGTTGGCCAACGAAATGGCAAATGCATTTATCAATGAAATTTTGCCCGAAGAAACATTCTCTTCACCTAAAGCTGGTCTGGGTTTGTGGGCTTCACAGATACGCGGCTTAGACCCCATACATGGTCATACGTTATTTAAAATACCATTTGTGCAAAATGAGGCCATTATGTCGATGTGTGTACTTAAGTTCAATATCGCTGCCGACGGTCGGTACTATCTGGCAGTTGGTGTGGCCAAAGAATTGCAGTTAAATCCGCGCATAACAAATGGCGGTTGCATTGACATTTACAAAATTGATCCGACCTGTTCGAATATCGAGTTTATGCATCGCACTGAAATCGAGGAGGTACCTGGCGCTTTGGCTGGTTTCCAGGGACGTCTATTGGCCGGCTGCGGTCGTATATTGCGTATTTATGATTTGGGCAAGAAGAAGCTGCTCCGAAAATGCGAGAACAAACACATTCCCTATCAGATTGTCAATATACAGGCGATGGGACATCGTGTTTACGCGTCGGATGTGCAAGAGTCTGTCTTCTTTATACGTTATAAGCGTGCCGAAAATCAGCTTATTATATTCGCTGACGACACACATCCACGTTGGGTGACGGCCACAACTTTGCTGGATTATGACACAATTGCCATTGCCGATAAATTCGGCAATATGAGCGTGCAACGGCTGCCGCATTCGGTCACCGATGATGTGGACGAAGATCCAACTGGCACTAAATCATTGTGGGATCGCGGCCTGCTATCTGGCGCTTCGCAAAAATCGGAGAATATTTCTTCTTTTCATGTGGGCGAAATTATCATGTCATTGCAGAAAGCTACCTTAATACCCGGTGGCTCCGAGGCCCTTATATACTCTACGCTCAGCGGCACGGTTGGCGCGTTTGTACCATTTACCAGTCGTGAAGATTTCGACTTCTTTCAACATTTGGAAATGCATATGCGCAATGAAAATCCGCCACTGTGTGGCCGCGATCATCTGAGCTACCGCAGTTCGTACTACACCGTGAAGAATGTGTTGGATGGTGATTTGTGTGAGCAATATTTGTCTATTGATCCGGCCAAACAA